The Candidatus Methylomirabilota bacterium genome contains a region encoding:
- the nrdR gene encoding transcriptional regulator NrdR, with protein MKCPFCGHTEDRVVDSRVGRDGEFIRRRRECLKCHRRYTTYEYIEDVLPHVVKRDNRREPFDRQKLRGSILKACEKRSVGVQAVDDVVAEIEAKLHERAEKEITSKELGEVVMEHLQKLDQVAYVRFASVYRQFKDISQFMDEVKGLIKEGEKGKVAKPVKVAPRR; from the coding sequence ATGAAATGTCCCTTCTGCGGGCACACCGAGGATCGCGTGGTGGACTCCCGGGTGGGCCGGGACGGCGAGTTCATCCGCCGCCGGCGCGAATGTCTCAAGTGCCACCGGCGGTACACCACCTACGAGTACATCGAGGACGTGCTCCCGCACGTGGTGAAGCGCGACAACCGCCGCGAGCCGTTCGACCGCCAGAAGCTGCGCGGCTCGATCCTCAAGGCGTGCGAGAAGCGCTCCGTCGGCGTGCAGGCGGTGGACGACGTGGTGGCGGAGATCGAGGCCAAGCTCCACGAGCGCGCCGAGAAGGAGATCACCTCGAAGGAGCTGGGCGAGGTGGTCATGGAGCATCTCCAGAAGCTCGACCAGGTCGCCTACGTGCGCTTCGCCTCCGTCTACCGCCAGTTCAAGGACATCTCGCAGTTCATGGACGAGGTGAAGGGGCTCATCAAGGAAGGCGAGAAGGGCAAGGTCGCCAAGCCCGTCAAGGTCGCGCCTCGGCGCTGA